The following DNA comes from Alnus glutinosa chromosome 6, dhAlnGlut1.1, whole genome shotgun sequence.
ggaaatattattgatcatgagaatATATTGCGATGAAtttgtgagtgcggattccgataccttagtgcttttttttacttgattacattcagtttaattttgtttatgcttttgattttatttacaAAGACAATCTCTCgatttttttggaactaggttaggattagaTCGATTCGgatataaattttgttttaaaaaatacgaTTCTCTGTGGGATCAACCTCGCACTtccaatccattaactgcaaacggtTTGTATATTTgcaagtacaattaaaattcacagcAAGTGACATTATGACATTTTAGGTATATCGCTATTATGCCGAAATTAATATGATGCTTTAGTGATATGTCtcaaatattataataaaaccTAAGTACTGTTTTATCCACTCATGTTAATAGCACCATTCATGCACTTTCATGATGTTCTGTTGTTGATGTGTTTATATTTGTAGACACATCATTATTTTGCCCATTTTTAATTAGAGTATAAGGAAGATAAGAAGTGGTCTGGATATTAGCTTTTGAAGTATAATTTTAGACTAATGCACGGTCATGTACAACAATAAAATGTAGTGATTGCCAGCGTCAAGAGTTCTTCGAACAGtctatatatggaaattgtaaGTACTTATTGAGGATGATACTTGTTTTCAAAAGCATGAAATTTACGTTCAAATGaacctaattaattaaacatgattATATATGCTTTCAATGAGTTTCATGTATTTTAAGATAAATGATGTTTATGATGTGTAAAGAGATGAGGTTAATTAAGGGATgattatgaaaacaaaataatgatttaagAAAGAGATGATATTGCATATTCTTGCATAATCCTATTAAAAGATATCAATGCAGTGGGTTCTAGTCCTCGCGATGGTGGTTAAAATCCGAAGTGCTGAAAGATAATAATAAGTGTGTTAAAGTCCCCAAGCTAGTGGTTATAGTCAACAAGTGCTGAAAGATATAATAGGCGGGTTAAAGTACCCAGACTTGTGCTTAAAGTACTCCCTATGCTAATAGAAAAGTGAGAATGTGGGTGTTAAAGTCCCCTATGATCATCCGTAAACGTTAGGTTAAAATCCTCTAATAAGCCAAGGGATTTGAGTCCTCTCGAGTGATGCATTGCATATgtaaatgtatatataatgaGTTTATATAATCCGTGAACGTGAGGTTAAAATCCTCTAATAGGCCAAGGGGTTTGAGTCGTCTGGAGTAATGTATTGCACATGTAAATGTATAATGAGTTTATGGATTGCTTAACATATATGTGGGGAAAATACCAAGGAATAGATAAGaagatttctatatatattactaaacaACTCTATGGTGCTTATCTTATCGGTTATGATTTAATGTGAACAACACTTCTTTTTGAAAACTTAATGTAGTTGTTATTATAAACGCATATTAGAGATATTTTCTAAAAGAAGGCTCATAATAAAAGGTTAGTGATTTGTAAACGTATTGAGATCTTGACTCATTCTTCTGCCTATGTAATTGCGGTATCCCTACAATTATATAGATGTTATTATAGAACTCGCACGTATGGAAGATTTGAGAAAATCCGTACGTGTCTTTAGATGTCTTTAATTGAGGTGAATCAGGAATCTCAAGCTTATGGAGTCCAGACTTGAGCTAAGTCAGTCTTTGTAGACTGTATTAATGCCACGTATGGCATATCAAGTGTTTATGTATAAACAATAAGTTTTACGCTGTAATGTCTTAATTTATGTTGTGAAATAGAAGCTGTGATATGAATTATTGATTCAGAACTGGAATTTTTCCAAATCACCACACTTGTCAACTGCATCGTTGTATACTTGTTTATTCAAGAAATTTCTTAATTGATATCATGCATATAggcttattttcttaaaaatgacttttttttctACCTTCTCTTCCTATTTTGTCAACTTCAGAAGCATGCGATactattatttctttcttttcccctaCAAATTATATGATATCTTCATAGAAGTGCCTCTTAAACGCATCCATATGAGCCACTTGCAGACACAACGCCAAAATCAAAGATCCATCTCCATCAGGACTCTGGAGGAGTAGTGCGTCTCCATCAAAATCATGCGCTCCCGGCCCCATGTATATTTCTTTCCCCCAGCCAAAATCAAGGCCGTAGATTGGCAGCGTCAACCAGCTCACTACTGCGAGATTTGGGTTTCCGCAGAAAGGCCCTTCCGTGCCCCCCAAGGCATGAAGCTCCTGAAACCGTGTCAAGTCCtcttgatttttcaaaaattcaatagcTGACTTCACATACGTATCAGTCACTTTGTCAATAGCTTGTCTTATCTTGCTTGAAGCATAGCCTAATGGCTTGGACATCAACTCCCCCGCATGACTTGTAGCAAAAACATCCAGCGTTGCATTGCCAAAATACGCTCGTGGCAGTGGCGGATTCGTGCGGTTCCTTGAGTCCATACAAACAGCTAATGCCGTAGGCTGTTCATCTTTTTGTTGACGTGCCTTGCATGCACATCTCCATACATGTCCTGCCAACGTCTCGTACCGAGTGTAATCACGGCAACTATCACTACTTTTatctgttagaatattaattaaatgattaaatttatcatctATAGCATCAGAATCAAAAATCATAACAAGTGAGAAGGAGTGTTAGTTAAGTTTTTGGGACAAGCAAGCGTGATTTAACATTACGTACCATCATTTGCCATGTTCTTGAGCTTTTCCACCTGGGTTTTGGAAAGCTTTAGCATGGCAAccgtgttcttcttcttttcctcctcTACATTGTCGGATTGCCCTAGCAACACTGGCGGATAGCTGTACTCCGAGTTATCGAGGCACGGCGGAGCAGTCGGGGGATCCCCAGCTCGCAACAGTTTACGGTCAAGGAATGGCGCCGTCCCTAATGGCTCGCCCCGAGAAAGCGTAGCCCACTCAGAAATGAAGTGTAGGGCGCTTGGTCCGTCGACAACAGTATGTGATATCATTATGCTGAGACTAATGCCCCCGCACTTGAACCTGGTGAGTTGCGCCAACACTAATGGCAATTCATGAATTGGGACGCTATAGTCTATAGTTGGGACAAGGTAATGATACTCTGGAGATGGAGAGAAGTGGTCAATGTTGTCTAGTTTTGCCTCAGATTCAGCTTCAAAGAACAGAGCCCCCTCAGCATTGCAGTCAAGCTCGAGACGGCCTCTGCCAATCGACCGCACACGGCCTGCTAGTGGATAGAAAGGCACTAATGCCCGGCTCAATGAGTCTCTAAGGATATTGGAAATGGTGTCAGCTGGTGAAAGCCAATTTGGCGCCAGGCGGTAGAAGTAGATTGTGGGAACATGAGTTAAGGTGCCAATTTGATCCCATTCTGATAAGGGTAGGGGACCCTTCCATGTTGCCTCTGCTGGCTTCACTGTGTAGCAACCCTTGAAGCTTACCACCATTATTTCCTTAAAGATCAGTTCGAGTTCTGCCAGATGAGAAAACGTGGGAACGATTGGTTGTTTATGTGATTGAATTTCTGTTGGTTTTTAAAGGCCAAATGGCGAAGGTTGTGGCGTGAGATTTCCTTCTTAGCCACGACCCGGAGAAGCTAGTAAGAATAATGTTATTCTTTCGTATTTATTTATGACATTTATTCCTCGTAAGCTGGTGGGAATATCAGTATTACTTAAAGAACTAGAAATAAGAAGGGTAATGCTATTCTGATCTTTATTTTTCCCGTGCTCCAACGGCTGACGTTGCATATTTTGAGTAGTTTAacactttattttctttaagcAGTTAATATGAGATGCCACTTAAAACACATGCTATATCAGTCGATGTGATATATATGGGTGTGAAGCTGGGCcttaaacaaaaaccaaaatgaGTAATTTTATATACTATACCAATATCCCActtctattttattatgttaACGTAGCGTTGTCTAATAGCTCCTGAATCAAACCTTATCTCTTcaaggggtagttcaatcggctggaaaccacgcctcataaagcggaggtcactagttcgaatcccccccctcttgtgtggacatgtcaaaaaaaaaacaaaaaaaaaaaaaagaatcaaaccttatgaaatatatatatatatatatatatatatatatatatatatatccattggCTAATAAATCTTACCATGTCAGCATAGTGGTTACTCTTCATGCCTATGTATCACATCAACTTCTCATAGCAGCTCATTACTGAGCATtactaaactaaaaataatatgagtaatgatattctttacatccatctattgattatttaacaatgattgatgtGACATGTTTAAAATATTTCACGTCAACCAATATAAAATAGGCATGAtattaataaacataaaaaagttccaaccttattaaaaaaatatccaGTGGTAAATAGATCATGTCATGCGAGCATAATTGGATAAAATTATGATATTAGTGTGGTGTATAACATTACGCGAGTAAAACTACACTTCCCGCTCAATTATCAAATCAATTTTATACCGCAAATCATTACTCTATCGGCATTACTCAACCAAAACTAATAAGAGTAATATTACTATTCACATCCATTTATGAATAATTTCGAATTATTTGATGTAGTATACTTAAAATACGTCAcgtcaatcaatataaaataagtacatcaaccaatataaaataagtatgtAAAAAAGTAGCATTAGTCTTccttaaataaagaaagatgTTTCATTCGGTTGCCGCATATGGTGTAAGCTGTTTGCTGAAATGACTTTTACGTGAGTGCGGTAGTTCCCTTTAAAATGTCTAAATTTTAGTTGTGAAGATAACATGACACAATCTTCTTAATTGATAAtaaaatatgtgtgtgtgtgtgtgtgtgttatgtGATTTGTTAGCTCATTTGTTACTGAGATGCTTTGAAAGGTTAGAGGGAACAAGAGTACACGGTAGGCTAAAAAATGTAAGGGTGGTcataaggaaaaataatgtGCTGAAGATGTACACTTTGTTGGTTACGCcgcttataaaataatttaaaattattatttaggaTAGATAATAACATTTAATGTATTTGTGTATAtagaaaatttttaataataaaattatgaagaaaTAGATCAATAACCCCCATAAACTTGGTTGGGGTACGAATATCTTGCTCTCTTTAAGGTAGGGGCGTAAACGAACTGAGCTACTAGTGATCATATTTAAGATTGGCTCAAATAAACTTGACTTATGCTCgaattgattattaaatgagctacttgTGAACAAGAAATtagactcgattattaaattttgcaaactcgtataaactcgactcgacacGATTAAAGCTcatgaacccgctcgtataagaatcgactcgtatatatatatataaaataatttatatattaatttgttaatgtataacttatttttataatattgtatattaataaacaatatcctatatgtaagcataaattaagtaacaaataacagtGATCATTGGTcggtatatattaattggttatatgtatataaaatagtaaaaatgaataatatcaatacttaattattagtcaaatgatataatgacaatccaaatacttaatcatattattaatgtaatataataggactaTCTGATcacataataatataatattgtggCATATGAtatgtaatcactttattatatgttataagtattatcattaaatatttaataatcattacttCACGTGATCCAAGATCTAAGATCATACAGATTGCTAAATCATGTTAATAcgttatcatatgataatacttagatcgtatgatcatatgatattagtattattagtagataattatgattttttactcataatgatcatacttttcaattttaaacCGCAAATCATTACTCTATCGACATTACTCAACTAAAactaataagaataatattactATTCACATCCAtttatgaataatttcaaattatttgatgTAGTATACTTAAAATACGTCAcgtcaatcaatataaaataagtacatcaaccaatataaaataagtatgtAAAAGAGTAGCATTAGTCTTccttaaataaagaaagatgTTTCATTCGGTTGCCGCAAATGGTGTAAGCAGTTTGCTGAAATGACTTTTACGTGAGTGCGGTAGTTCCTTTTAAAATGTCTAAATCTTAATTGTGAAGATAACATGACACAATCTTCTTAATTGATAAtaaaatatgtgtgtgtgtgtgtatgtgtgtgtgtgttacgTGATTTGTTAGCTCATTTGTTATTGAGATGCTTTGAAAGGTTGGAGGGAATAGGAGTACACGGGAGGCTAAAAAATGTAAGGGTGGTcaataaggaaaaataatgtGCTGAAAGATGTGCACTTTGTTGGTTACACcgcttataaaataatttaaaattattatttaggaTAGATAATAACATTTAATGTATTTGTGTATAtagaaaatttttaataataaaattttgaagaaatagATCAATAACTCCCATAAACTTGGTCGGGGTACGGATATCTTGCTCTCTTTaaggtaggggtgtaaacgaacTGAGCTACTAGTGAGCATACTTAAGATTGACTCGAATAAACTTGATTtatgctcgaatcgattattaaatgagttacTTGTGAACACGAAATtagactcgattattaaattttgcaaactcgtataaactcggctcgactcgattaaaggtcatgaacccgctcgtataaggatcaactcgtatatatatatatatatacaatataaaataatttatatattaatttgttaatgtataacttatttttataatattgtatattaataaacaatatcctatatgtaagcataaattaagtaacaaaaaaCAATGATCATTGGTcggtatatattaattggttatgtgtatataaaatagtaaaagtgaataatatcaatacttaattattagtcatatgatataatgacaatccagatacttaatcatattattaatgtaatataattGGACTATTGGATcacataataatataatattgtggCATATGAtatgtaatcactttattatatgttataagtattatcattaaatatttaacaatCATTACTTCACGTGATCCAAGATCTAAGATCATACAgattgttagatcatgttaataCGTTagcatatgataatacttagatcgtatgaacatatgatattagtattattagtagataattatgattttttataataatgatCATACTTATCAATTTTACACCGTAAATCATTACTCTATCGGCATTACTCAACTAAAACTAATAAGAGTAATATTACTATTCATATCCATTTctgaatattttcaaattatttgatgTAGTATACTTAAATATGTCAtgtcaatcaatataaaataagtacatcaaccaatataaaataagtatgtAAAAGAGTAGCATTAGTCTTccttaaataaagaaagatgTTTCATTCGGTTGCCGCAAATGGTGTAAGCTGTTTGCTGAAATGACTTTTACGTGAGTGTGGTAGTTCCCTTTAAAATGTCTGAATTTTAGTTGTGAAGATAACATGACACAATCTTCTTAATTGATAAtaaaatatgtgtgtgtgtgtgtgttacgTGATTTGTTAGGTCATTTGTTATTGAGATGCTTTGAAAGGTTAGAGGGAATAGGAGTACACGGTAGGCTAAAAAATGTAAGGGTGGTcaataaggaaaaataatgtGCTGAAAGATGTGCACTTTGTTGGTTATGCcgctaataaaataatttaaaactattAATTAGGACAGATAATAACATTTAATGTATTTGTGTATAtagaaaatttttaataataaaattatgaagaaaTAGATCAATAACCCCCATAAACTTGGTTGGGGTACGGATATCTTGCTATCTTTaaggtaggggtgtaaacgagctgagttACTAGTGAGCTTACTTAAGATTGACTCGAATAAACTTGACTCGTGcttgaatcgattattaaatgagctactcgtgaccATGAAATtagactcgattattaaatgatgcAAGCTCGTATAAACTTGGCTCGACTCAATTAAAGCTCATGAACCCGCTCGCATAAGGATCgactcatgtatatatatatatatatatatatatataatttatatattaatttgttaatgtattacttatttttataatattgtatattaataaataatatactataagtaagcataaattaagtaacaaataacaatggtcaTTGGtcgatatatattaattggttatatgtatataaaatagtaaaagtgaataatatcaatacttaattattagtcatatgatataatgacaatccagatacttaatcatattattcatgtaatataataggactaTCTGATcacataataatataatattgtggCATATGAtatgtaatcactttattatatgttataagtattatcattaaatatttaataatcattacttCACATGATCCAAGATCTAAGATCGTACAgattgttagatcatgttaatacgttatcatatgataatacttagatcgtatgatcatatgatattagtattattagtagataATTATGATTGTTTACTCATAATGATCATACTtatcatagattcatagataatctcataagtgaagtgatatgatatgaaccatatgattcataattcataatcataaatatatatacatatatatatacttataaattaagt
Coding sequences within:
- the LOC133870302 gene encoding spermidine hydroxycinnamoyl transferase, with amino-acid sequence MVVSFKGCYTVKPAEATWKGPLPLSEWDQIGTLTHVPTIYFYRLAPNWLSPADTISNILRDSLSRALVPFYPLAGRVRSIGRGRLELDCNAEGALFFEAESEAKLDNIDHFSPSPEYHYLVPTIDYSVPIHELPLVLAQLTRFKCGGISLSIMISHTVVDGPSALHFISEWATLSRGEPLGTAPFLDRKLLRAGDPPTAPPCLDNSEYSYPPVLLGQSDNVEEEKKKNTVAMLKLSKTQVEKLKNMANDDKSSDSCRDYTRYETLAGHVWRCACKARQQKDEQPTALAVCMDSRNRTNPPLPRAYFGNATLDVFATSHAGELMSKPLGYASSKIRQAIDKVTDTYVKSAIEFLKNQEDLTRFQELHALGGTEGPFCGNPNLAVVSWLTLPIYGLDFGWGKEIYMGPGAHDFDGDALLLQSPDGDGSLILALCLQVAHMDAFKRHFYEDII